The Malus sylvestris chromosome 12, drMalSylv7.2, whole genome shotgun sequence genome contains a region encoding:
- the LOC126593392 gene encoding uncharacterized protein LOC126593392 isoform X1, with the protein MFGNELPAKTEENTVYNIGSAFDSTLISNMNIGYYQFCADSDSTLQKGMPLIYDKFCQIASLDLEGYDSIYFVFQSHLSICIPNCRTKANLIANLSICITNSPLSFDFQCLYRIEGNYTVLYLRYTNISADFFCLLNTCIICRSFEL; encoded by the exons ATGTTTGGGAATGAGCTTCCTGCCAAAACAGAG GAAAATACGGTGTATAATATTGGGAGTGCTTTCGATTCTACTCTCATCTCTAATATGAATATAG gGTACTACCAGTTTTGTGCTGACTCTGATTCCACACTTCAGAAAGGTATGCCTCTAATTTATGATAAATTTTGCCAAATTGCTTCTCTTGATTTGGAAGGGTATGACTCCATTTACTTTGTTTTCCAAAGCCATCTTAGCATCTGCATCCCCAATTGTAGAACAAAAGCTAATCTAATTGCTAATCTTAGCATTTGCATCACCAATTCACCATTATCTTTTGATTTTCAATGCCTTTATCGAATAGAGGGCAACTACACAGTTTTATATCTGCGATATACAAATATCAGCGCTgatttcttttgtttactaaATACATGCATAATCTGTCGTTCGTTTGAACTTTGA
- the LOC126593392 gene encoding uncharacterized protein LOC126593392 isoform X4, which translates to MFGNELPAKTEENTVYNIGSAFDSTLISNMNIGYNLALCNPEAKSHPLNLNFIVHGTTSFVLTLIPHFRKILGRCLEQSWR; encoded by the exons ATGTTTGGGAATGAGCTTCCTGCCAAAACAGAG GAAAATACGGTGTATAATATTGGGAGTGCTTTCGATTCTACTCTCATCTCTAATATGAATATAGGTTACAACCTTGCCCTGTGTAATCCAGAAGCTAAATCACACCCTCTTAATCTGAACTTCATCGTACAT gGTACTACCAGTTTTGTGCTGACTCTGATTCCACACTTCAGAAAG ATACTGGGACGTTGTTTGGAACAAAGTTGGAGGTGA
- the LOC126593392 gene encoding uncharacterized protein LOC126593392 isoform X3, which yields MFGNELPAKTEENTVYNIGSAFDSTLISNMNIGYYQFCADSDSTLQKDTGTLFGTKLEVTLWWKSKSSYFPLYLAHYIIFPTLTRIISTTHLQATRIEYRVMVQ from the exons ATGTTTGGGAATGAGCTTCCTGCCAAAACAGAG GAAAATACGGTGTATAATATTGGGAGTGCTTTCGATTCTACTCTCATCTCTAATATGAATATAG gGTACTACCAGTTTTGTGCTGACTCTGATTCCACACTTCAGAAAG ATACTGGGACGTTGTTTGGAACAAAGTTGGAGGTGACGCTGTGGTGGAAAAGTAAGTCCTCTTACTTTCCTCTCTACCTAGCACACTACATAATCTTTCCAACTTTGACTAGAATTATTTCCACAACTCATTTACAGGCTACAAGGATTGAATATAGAGTAATGGTTCAATAA
- the LOC126593392 gene encoding uncharacterized protein LOC126593392 isoform X2, with protein MSFLPKQRLKENTVYNIGSAFDSTLISNMNIGYYQFCADSDSTLQKGMPLIYDKFCQIASLDLEGYDSIYFVFQSHLSICIPNCRTKANLIANLSICITNSPLSFDFQCLYRIEGNYTVLYLRYTNISADFFCLLNTCIICRSFEL; from the exons ATGAGCTTCCTGCCAAAACAGAG GTTGAAGGAAAATACGGTGTATAATATTGGGAGTGCTTTCGATTCTACTCTCATCTCTAATATGAATATAG gGTACTACCAGTTTTGTGCTGACTCTGATTCCACACTTCAGAAAGGTATGCCTCTAATTTATGATAAATTTTGCCAAATTGCTTCTCTTGATTTGGAAGGGTATGACTCCATTTACTTTGTTTTCCAAAGCCATCTTAGCATCTGCATCCCCAATTGTAGAACAAAAGCTAATCTAATTGCTAATCTTAGCATTTGCATCACCAATTCACCATTATCTTTTGATTTTCAATGCCTTTATCGAATAGAGGGCAACTACACAGTTTTATATCTGCGATATACAAATATCAGCGCTgatttcttttgtttactaaATACATGCATAATCTGTCGTTCGTTTGAACTTTGA